TCGTAAAATGCACCTAACACCATTAATAAACCCTTTCCACTCAACAGCAGAGCAAAAAAACCATTCGCTTGGCAGTGTTTAATATCATGTTTCTGAAATGTATGTGACCCAGACTGTGAACAATCGAGATCTACGTTTCAGCTTGCAAATACATAATTGTGTATTGAAAGAAACCAGGGGCCAGCTGTGCTTTAATTCAACCTGTGATCTAATTTAGAAACATTTACTTTATGTGAGTCTcctgtatacattttttttgttattcctaaatgatgtttgtgtgtttgtgctgtcagcactggtgtgcgtgtgtgtgcatgtgtgtgtatttattgccCTTGTGCTTGTCGATGCCTGTGCATGCATGTGGTTTTTGTGTCCGTGCATGTGTGTAATTAGGTTGATGCTGTAATTGTCTCTGCAGAGATTGTGTTTGCACAGGGGCGGGCCACTCTGTCAGGAGGACCCAGAAAGACAGATGTCCTCTGAGAAAGTCAGTCTGATGAGATTAGAGAGGAGGTTAAAGCCTGAGACTCTCAGATGGgaacaaaatggcagaaaaaggGTTTTGATTTTCAGGAATGTGGAAGTGCCGCTTTCAGCACGTTCAGGGCTCCAGTTAGGGACCGTGTTTGGTGGTACCTCTCACCGCTCTCATGTAGGGCTTTTCTATTGGCTCTTTTGGCCGCACAGAGTCAAATCATACCCCGTTGATATGCATTTCCATAACTCAAGCTCAAAATTGACCACTTCCAGAGTCGGGCCAAAGTGTGCCCGACTGCCTCCAAGCAGCTTGACATAATGATCGAATGGGCTTCATCATTATTAAGTGACGATACAGCAGCATGTTTAAATAGCCTCAGCTGCTGTTTTCAAACATTGCAGATACTTCATCAGTTTAAAATGCAATTGCACAGACCAATTGTAAACAGCACTAGGCAGAgtattgcttttatacatcaTCGACTCAAGACATGCAGCTCAACAGTTAAAGACACATCTTTCAGCAGATATCCCTGTGGTATGGAGATACAAATCCCTGTCGCGCTGGGCTGATGCACCGTGTCAAACCAAGTCATACCAAGTTAGCACACGTGCATGAAGAGGTGTTGTTTTCGttcacagcaggcagctgttctcaGGGAAGAAGCTCTAATTTCCCTCTGTGCaccaacagcagacagacacagcaaatAGCTGGGGCCCAATACATTCCCTGTTAGGAAAAAAGTATTGTCTCTTTCTTGTTTATGTGTATGACTGGAATTTTAATTCTAGATGCTGATAAATCCCAGGACATTACTTTACATAATCGAACATCAAAGAAgcagattttaattttttgtgaCTCCAGTGGAGTGTATTATTTCAGAGAAGATTACAGATTTCTTTAATATACGTTGGAGCTGTGTGCTCAGGTGTGATAAAAGTCAGACATTCAAGACTTTAATGGGTGAAAGTAACATCCTGTGCTATATTGtgttttaggtggctaaagtGAATCCCAAAGACAGCAGCTACCTGCTGAGGGATGACTTCTACAAGCACGTGCAGAGAGACTGGCCAGGCTACAGCGAGGAGGAGAGACAGCTCATCAGCAGGCTGCTGGCCAGGTGAGTCACAGGCACAAGCTAAACCTCAGCAAACTGATAATTACACCTGTTTCTCATTACACAGCCCATTTCACTTTGATtcagtctgtgttttttgtttttttattgtcagcAGAATACTAATTGGAcatgaaaaatgtcttttttacagCCACAGTTGTTTCTCACAGCTCCCCGCTGTAATCTGTTTCATTATCATGCTCAGTTTTGTTAGTTCTCCTGTAGATCCACATAAACTTTGCTTGTTGAATGTCTGCAAATACCACATTGGTAATATTTTTGGTATATTTTGTCTTCAACTGCAAAGTCTCTTGTTGTTTCTGTTTAACAGGAAGTTGCAGCCACACATCAGCCACCAATCAAGGAATCTTCAAGCAAATGTGTCGATGCTGAAGACCTCAGACGATACAACACTACATCACAGTACAGCCAAAAATGCTGCAGTGGTAAATAGCTGTTATATTTTTCAGTACAATTTTAACATATGTGAAAGTGACCAATCTGTTTTTAACAATGCTTATGTGTAAATAAGTTTGTATTATATATTGTCTTTGGCTTGTTGGTTTTAGATGACAGCTGACAGGTGAAGTATAAAAGAAAAGGTTGTAAATGGTATTTTCTATGTAGACTAACAGTCAGAGTTTGACATCATATTGACAAGCTGTGTTGCAGATTGTTTATGGCTCTGTACAGAAATATAAAGGttgatttctgtctgtgttttcttcctTTCCCAGAAACGTCCCATGCCTTCTGACCCAGTGGACAGTCTTGCTGTTAAGAGACAAAAACTTGTGGACCAGAGGTTGCAGCAGCAGCCCGCAGTAAACGGACTCTTAAACAGTAAAGGGCACGACATTGCAGCTCCCACCCTCAACCCCAGTTTCCACACAAAGACTGAGTTTCAACGGACAAGTAACCACACTGGCAACCAAAATGGCTTACCAGGGGGCCACAGTGGCTTTCCTCTAATGCACAAACTGTCTAACACCTCTGACACATGCgtctcagagagcagagagaaagaacCCAAAGTAAGCAGCCACCAGCCACCGCAGGGTGACTCTGACTGCTCGTATCAGCAGCACACCAGCAGCCAGCACAGGAAGAAGAAATCTAAAAAGCACAAAGACAAGGAGCGGGAGTGGATCAAAGATAACAAGGGCAGTGAGTGGTTGGAGACGAGTCCTGATCTCAAGCAGAACCCAGACAAACTTGACAGTAAgacctgtttttcttttttacgtAGACTTTTCTTGTGACTGATTAAAGCATTTCTCTTATAATGTTTGATTACAACTTGAAACCAACACATTGATGAAGAGAAGTGTTGATAGAACCACATTTTTGTATATCAAGATAAACTTACTCCATTTTGACTTCCATGTGACAGTCAGACTCAGAGAAAGTTTGGACATATCACCCCAAATTCAACAATaacagtgctatttatcaatctagattgctTTGCTGTGAGTTgcagaatgttggagatatATTTGTCTTCTCTCAAATGTAATGGAAcgagatggcactcagcttgtggtgttcaaagtgccaaaaaatacatttaacaaactcaacagcaatgtcttcttccagaaatcatgacctggttactcaaggtaatccacagaccttgtgagcagtttaatgttggaactattttatttttactgaactacacctgccaaccgtatctcccaacatttatttatttatttatttatcttccAACAAATCTTcacacctttttttctcttttcctcatCACAACCTGGCACTGCACAGTGTATAAGCCCCACGAATCTGAGACTCCAATGTTTCCGCCTGTACGACAATACAGTTACACAACACAGTGACATGCAAGAGAGCTGCTCACTCCTCGCCATCCTCAGTGAGTGAGACTGAGAGTGAAATACAGCATACAGAGTGCAAACAGAAAGAAATACTCAAGCAAATTTCAGACATTTTGGAAAGACGAATTGTTGAAATTTCTGTCAAGCACCTGTGTTGCACGGTGTGATGAATTCAATGAATGAAAACTGATGAGTTAATGCCAGAGGGCCAAATTATTCTTCATTCTTTCCTGGGAATTATTACAAGTGTTAAACACAAAACTTCTGTTGCAGTGAACTTATTTCTTTGTTATTTTCAATCTTTAGAAGTCACCAGAATTCAGGAAACAAAGTCTGAGTCGGAGTCAGAGTTTGCTTTGGTTTTGAAATCCTCCTTATTTTTGAGGTCTAAAGTGTTCAAGTacgctcacaccaaaactatctggaTTGATATATAGCTGATAAGTTTAgatttttggggtgaactgtcccttttaatTGCTTCTCTGACTTTTTGCTTTATATATTGCGTCTATTATCAGGCAATGGCCCTGTCCCCAAAACACTGCTGAACTGTCGTTTCTGCTCCACACTTGCCTACAAAACAACAGGTTAATCACACGGACTTTGAGCTGATGACCGGTGGTGTGAGGTCTCtctgagcagctgtttgtctgaCAGCCCACTGCTGCATTTATACAGTATTATCTCATAAGCGTGACTGTGCCTGCTCCCTTAAGCTCATTCTCTTGAGTCCTCAGTGTGTTATGTGGCTGATATACTCAACAACAGCCCGAGCAGTGCTTTGTGTCTCTAAGCTGACATGTCTCCTGATACCCACAAGCTCTCAGCTAGTCTGCACACAgccgggcacacacacacactctcacactgccttttccaaatcaaaaacacattgcTTAACATTTAGACAATGACAAAGTATCATGTAGATGAGTGTATTGACTCAGCTGGAGCTAATGTCATTTTCTTTATCCTGTGCTTATTCCAGATCCTGACATCACAAACGCTGTGGCCTCTGAAGAGAAGCCAGATTATGTGCTGTGagtgtaaacatgttttaaaatcattttgtagTGTTTGTTCCATGTGGTATCACTTGGCGTAGTTTCCTTTTAACACATTTGAGATATATTATGTGTTAAAATATGTGTGGAGAACAAACAGCGGGTGTAAACATCCACATCTAACAATTAACGATCCCATTTTAACTGcatgtttgcagtttttttctcCATCCACAAGAGGAATTCATTTCAGCTACCAGACTTACTGTGGTTGGTCTTGTTACAAAACAGTAGACAgacttttttctttgtatttactGCTAGTACTTTCGTATAAAACCAGTTCTACTGTAGCAGCCAATAAAGGGTTTTCTCCGATGGTGAGGTACACCTGAATCTTTAGTGGTATCTGTATCCCTATGCTGCTCTCTTGTGCCCAAAAGAGGTACTGCACATAATGAAACGTTAGGAAAAAGCCTTTTGTAGAATACTATGAGGTATTTAAATTGTAATTGTGTGTCCCCTTTTAGCACATACGGCACCATCATGAGTTTGGAGCAGCGCGAGAGGTACCAGAAGGATTTCTGTGCAGAGTATGATGAATACAAAGACCTCCACTCACGGATCGCCACCATAACTCACATGTTTGTTCAGCTGGGATCCAAGATCAAAAGCTTGTCCCCCGGCACTCAAGAATATAAGGTACATACTACATACTACCAGATCTGATCTGATACAATAAATGCAAAGGTTTTGTTTTATACCATTAAAGTAACACTATGTGTACAGTGTATATCACACAATTTAATGATTTGTGTTTTGTACCATCTAGATAATGGAAGACCAAATACTAGAAAAGTACAACAAGTATAGAAAGGTAAGTTATTTTGTTGGATTGGCTTTGTCTCCTTAAATAAATCACACAGGAATCTTGTTTTATGCAATACAATACATGTTTAGAGACCTACATGTCATTAAAGGGAGACTTCGCCATTATTCAACCAGTTCTGTAtcaaaacaatgtgggtagtatgtgtaaatgaactgtggaaaacttccctccatctaaccagtgcCTAGATATCCCTCCCCCTGCAAAACTCCGCAAGATGACACAAATTAATGCAAACCACGTCATGTGGTGGAGTTTTGCTGGCTCTCAGGCTGTTGATGGAACTACAGGCTGTACTTCAGCCTTTTCATGTTGCTCACCACACATGTTGCCACCAAGAGAatagaagcagatcaagagacGGACCcgcccctctctctgtttctcaaactcagaccaaaacctgatcaaatttaaCTGTAATATGGCATTGTTTCTTGCCAGCAGGCTGCCATTGTTTGAAACAGATGAActtgcattatgtcacccagtgcagtgcattctgctACTTGTAGGTTTTCtcactctttttctctgttttcaatgatcatgtagcaccagtttcaaaatTGTTTGTGCCTTTCCTGCATAGACAGCttagttttattaaaaggccagcattccagcagtgaaatacttctttaagcaGAAATCTTGAATGATTACTGGATGTAAATTGTTGATGCGCAAATGCCCCAAGGGTTTTCATCGCAGCCTGTTTtgtggctgctggctgcaacGTTCTTACTCAGTACTGAACCAATTTCATAAATTGTTGTCCGTTTGTCACCTAGACTCAAAATCATCTATAAGTAGGGTCCAAGTTAAATTTacagaagttaccctttaaagtgGGCAACTCAATCAAACTATCAAATAATTAGCTATGCAGTCACGTTAGATATAAGATAATCACAACATTACTGACTTAATATGTGAAGTCAGAACTCTGGGATTAGCATTGTGTGGTGATGATAATGATCAGTACCAAGTGCAAACGGCAGAAAACTGTGGAGATATCGACTAAAAAGTCAGCAGTGAAGTGATGAGCATGCTTTATTTGAAGTGTTTCTGGAAGTAGACAAGCATGCAAGGAGATGTAGACCTTTTGCAATTGCCCTGCATATTATTCCATTTATTTCCACctctttattattatatttcttATCCTTGGGTATTATCATCATTTGGCTGAGGAAAAAACTGTTTATTAGATGGTTGAGAATAGTGTGAAAACCTTTGTTAAACAGTGTCTTTCTCTCCACAGAAGTTCCCAGGCTACCGGGAAGAGAAGAAACGCTGCGAGTATCTCCATGAGAAACTGTCCTACATCAAACAGCTCATCATAGACTATGATGTCTCTCAGGCTTCTTCTTCATAGCATTGGCTCTCCcctttatcagattttttttttttttttttttttttttttttcaaatggagCCCCCTTCTTTGCATAAAAGGTGTCAAAGTGGTCCTACCTGAGATCAGAATTACAGATTCTGGATGACACTGCATACAACGGGGACTGCCTCTGCTGGGACCACAGATGATGCTGCAAGCACCAATAATATAAATCAGTAGCAGATTTCACTCTGGTGTTTGTAAGTCTATTTGTTTTTGAAGATTTTATTTCTTATGAGATATCTtgttaatgtgaaaaatccaaggaagaggcaaaaaaaaaatcttggaaaGCGTCTGTGCACATCAAGTTGCCATGACAGACCAATAGTTTTTGCCAGC
The Epinephelus lanceolatus isolate andai-2023 chromosome 2, ASM4190304v1, whole genome shotgun sequence DNA segment above includes these coding regions:
- the LOC117261541 gene encoding RNA polymerase II elongation factor ELL2-like codes for the protein MASLRQEHHYGLSCGKNNKNSPNRTLYHVKLTDTAIRALEAYQNLKVSLPSEPSICFKGNQGYIKIPAPTPESPSALRVFSFYLSSDSKDQPQASFDCIHQYVSSDGREQLEGQGVIQDKITVCATDDSYQMTRERMSQVEKDSWSRSAIEIKPGATHPSKCVKYQKRPAPLSASDSSFHKQFTNNRRNGGMSTPTQKPLRERIIHLLALKPYRKPELLLWLERERAGPKDKAELGAILEEVAKVNPKDSSYLLRDDFYKHVQRDWPGYSEEERQLISRLLARKLQPHISHQSRNLQANVSMLKTSDDTTLHHSTAKNAAVKRPMPSDPVDSLAVKRQKLVDQRLQQQPAVNGLLNSKGHDIAAPTLNPSFHTKTEFQRTSNHTGNQNGLPGGHSGFPLMHKLSNTSDTCVSESREKEPKVSSHQPPQGDSDCSYQQHTSSQHRKKKSKKHKDKEREWIKDNKGSEWLETSPDLKQNPDKLDNPDITNAVASEEKPDYVLTYGTIMSLEQRERYQKDFCAEYDEYKDLHSRIATITHMFVQLGSKIKSLSPGTQEYKIMEDQILEKYNKYRKKFPGYREEKKRCEYLHEKLSYIKQLIIDYDVSQASSS